The Montipora capricornis isolate CH-2021 chromosome 1, ASM3666992v2, whole genome shotgun sequence genome contains a region encoding:
- the LOC138038112 gene encoding uncharacterized protein isoform X5 — protein sequence MDFRIFSHIVILLVILRNRVDAKGCDDALGMKSRAIPDSKITASSQWDPNHAAHQARLHFPGAPGKAASWSSRTNDIHQWLQIDLGSQNTKLTAIASQGRADLDQWVTKFKLQYSDNGVHFYYYKEPGQGAPKEFSANTDRNTVAYHQLPQAVTAKYIRIRPTAWHAHISMRLEIFGCKECKNALGMKNHALPDSKITASSQWDPNHAAHQARLHFPGAPGKAASWSSRTNDINQWLQIDLRSQNTKLTAIASQGRADLDQWVTKFKLQYSDNGVHFYYYKEPGQSAPKEFAANTDRNTVVYHELSQEVRAKYIRFRPTAWHNHISMRIEVFGCKECNDALGIESHVIPDSKLTASSQWDPNHAAHQARLHFPGAPGKAASWSSRTNDINQWLQIDLGSQNTKLTAIASQGRADLDQWVTKFKLQYSDNGVHFYYYKEPGHGAPKEFAANTDRNTVVYHELSQAVRAKYIRIRPTAWHNHISMRIEVFGCKECHDALGIESHVIPDSKLTASSQWDPNHAAHQARLHFPGAPGKAASWSSRTNDINQWLQIDLGIQNTKLTALASQGRADLDQWVTKFKLQYSNNGVHFYYYKEPGQGAPKEFAANTDRNTVVYHELSQAVRAKYIRIRPTAWHNHISMRIEVFGCKECHDALGIESHVIPDNKITASSQWDPNHAAHQARLHFPGAPGKAASWSSRTNAINQWLQIDLGSQNTKLTAIASQGRADLDQWVTKFKLQYSDNGVHFYYYKEPGQSAPKEFAANTDRNTVVYHELSQAVRAKYIRIQPTAWHNHISMRVEVFGCKECNDALGIESHVIPDSKLTASSQWDPNHAAHQARLHFPGAPGKAASWSSRTNDINQWLQIDLGIQNTKLTALASQGRADLDQWVTKFKLQYSNNGVHFYYYIEPGQGAPKEFAANTDRNTVGYHELSQAVRAKYIRIQPTAWHNHISMRIEVFGCKECHDALGIESHVIPDSKFTASSQWDPNHAAHQARLHFPGAPGKAASWSSRTNDINQWLQIDLGSQNTKLTAIASQGRADLDQWVTKFKLQYSDNGVHFYYYKEPGQSAPKEFAANTDRNTVVYHELSQAVRAKYIRIRPTAWHNHISMRIEVFGCKECHDALGIESHVIPDNKITASSQWDPNHAAHQARLHFPGAPGKAASWSSRTNDINQWLQIDLGSQNTKLTAIASQGRADLDQWVTKFKLQYSDNGVHFYYYKEPGQSAPKEFAANTDRNTVVYHELSQAVRAKYIRIRPTAWHNHISMRIEVFGCKECHDALGIESHVIPDSKITASSQWDPNHAAHQARLHFPGAPGKAASWSSRTNDINQWLQIDLGSQNTKLTAIASQGRADLDQWVTKFKLQYSDNGVHFYYYKEPGHGAPKEFAANTDRNTVVYHELSQGVRAKYIRIRPTAWHNHTSMRIEVFGCKECRDALGIESHVIPDSKLTASSQWDPNHAAHQARLHFPGAPGKAASWSSRTNDINQWLQIDLGSQNTKLTAIASQGRADLDQWVTKFKLQYSDNGVHFYYYKEPGHGAPKEFAANTDRNTVAYHQLPQAVRAKYIRIRPTAWHNHISMRIEAFGCKECDNALGIESHVIPDSKLTASSQWDPNHAAHQARLHFPGAPGKAASWSSRTNDINQWLQIDLGIQNTKLTALASQGRADLDQWVTKFKLQYSNNGVHFYYYKEPGHGAPKEFAANTDRNTVGYHELSQAVRAKYIRIRPTAWHNHISMRIEVFGCKELRRR from the exons ATGGACTTTCGAATTTTCAGCCACATTGTTATACTTCTGGTGATTTTAAG GAACAGGGTGGACGCTAAAG GGTGTGACGATGCCCTTGGCATGAAAAGTCGCGCAATTCCTGATAGCAAAATCACTGCTTCCTCACAGTGGGACCCAAATCATGCTGCCCATCAGGCAAGACTACACTTTCCAGGAGCTCCTGGCAAAGCAGCATCATGGTCATCTCGCACTAATGATATCCATCAGTGGCTGCAGATTGATCTGGGCAGTCAGAACACTAAATTGACAGCAATAGCCAGCCAAGGAAGAGCTGATCTCGATCAGTGGGTCACCAAGTTCAAGTTGCAGTACAGTGACAATGGCGTCCACTTTTATTACTACAAAGAGCCAGGCCAAGGTGCCCCCAAG GAATTTTCTGCGAACACAGACCGCAACACAGTTGCTTACCATCAACTACCCCAGGCAGTCACAGCAAAATACATCCGCATTCGACCGACAGCTTGGCACGCTCATATATCCATGAGACTAGAAATTTTTGGCTGCAAAG AATGCAAAAACGCACTTGGTATGAAAAATCATGCACTACCTGATAGCAAAATCACAGCTTCTTCACAGTGGGACCCTAATCACGCTGCCCATCAGGCAAGACTACACTTTCCAGGAGCTCCTGGCAAAGCAGCATCATGGTCATCTCGCACTAATGATATCAATCAGTGGCTGCAGATTGATCTGCGCAGTCAGAACACTAAATTGACAGCAATAGCCAGCCAAGGAAGAGCTGATCTCGATCAGTGGGTCACCAAGTTCAAGTTGCAGTACAGTGACAATGGCGTCCACTTTTATTACTACAAAGAACCAGGCCAAAGTGCACCCAAG GAGTTTGCTGCAAACACTGACCGCAACACAGTTGTTTACCATGAACTATCCCAGGAAGTCAGAGCAAAATACATCCGCTTTCGACCGACAGCTTGGCATAATCATATATCCATGAGAATAGAAGTTTTTGGTTGCAAAG AATGTAACGATGCTCTTGGCATAGAAAGTCATGTCATTCCCGATAGCAAACTCACAGCTTCTTCACAGTGGGACCCTAATCACGCTGCCCATCAGGCAAGACTACACTTTCCAGGAGCTCCTGGCAAAGCAGCATCATGGTCATCTCGCACTAATGATATCAATCAGTGGCTGCAGATTGATCTGGGCAGTCAGAACACTAAATTGACAGCAATAGCCAGCCAAGGAAGAGCTGATCTCGATCAGTGGGTCACCAAGTTCAAGTTGCAGTACAGTGACAATGGCGTCCACTTTTATTACTACAAAGAACCAGGCCATGGTGCACCCAAG GAGTTTGCTGCAAACACTGACCGCAACACAGTTGTTTACCATGAACTATCGCAGGCAGTCAGAGCAAAATACATCCGCATTCGACCGACAGCTTGGCATAATCATATATCCATGAGAATAGAAGTTTTTGGTTGCAAAG AATGTCACGATGCTCTTGGCATAGAAAGTCATGTCATTCCCGATAGCAAACTCACAGCTTCTTCACAGTGGGACCCTAATCACGCTGCCCATCAGGCAAGACTACACTTTCCAGGAGCTCCTGGCAAAGCAGCATCATGGTCATCTCGCACTAATGATATCAATCAGTGGCTGCAGATTGATCTGGGCATTCAGAACACTAAATTGACAGCATTAGCCAGCCAAGGAAGAGCTGACCTCGATCAGTGGGTCACCAAGTTCAAGTTGCAGTACAGTAACAATGGCGTCCACTTTTATTACTACAAAGAACCAGGCCAAGGTGCCCCCAAG GAGTTTGCTGCAAACACTGACCGCAACACAGTTGTTTACCATGAACTATCCCAGGCAGTCAGAGCAAAATACATCCGCATTCGACCAACAGCTTGGCATAATCATATATCCATGAGAATAGAAGTTTTTGGTTGCAAAG AATGTCACGATGCTCTTGGCATAGAAAGTCATGTCATTCCCGATAACAAAATCACAGCTTCTTCACAGTGGGACCCTAATCACGCTGCCCATCAGGCAAGACTACACTTTCCAGGAGCTCCTGGCAAAGCAGCATCATGGTCATCTCGCACTAATGCTATCAATCAGTGGCTGCAGATTGATCTGGGCAGTCAGAACACTAAATTGACAGCAATAGCCAGCCAAGGAAGAGCTGATCTCGATCAGTGGGTCACCAAGTTCAAGTTGCAGTACAGTGACAATGGCGTCCACTTTTATTACTACAAAGAACCAGGCCAAAGTGCACCCAAG GAGTTTGCTGCAAACACTGACCGCAACACAGTTGTTTACCATGAACTATCCCAGGCAGTCAGAGCAAAATACATCCGCATTCAACCGACAGCTTGGCATAATCATATATCCATGAGAGTAGAAGTTTTTGGTTGCAAAG AATGTAACGATGCTCTTGGCATAGAAAGTCATGTCATTCCCGATAGCAAACTCACAGCTTCTTCACAGTGGGACCCTAATCACGCTGCCCATCAGGCAAGACTACACTTTCCAGGAGCTCCTGGCAAAGCAGCATCATGGTCATCTCGCACTAATGATATCAATCAGTGGCTGCAGATTGATCTGGGCATTCAGAACACTAAATTGACAGCATTAGCCAGCCAAGGAAGAGCTGACCTCGATCAGTGGGTCACCAAGTTCAAGTTGCAGTACAGTAACAATGGCGTCCACTTTTATTACTACATAGAACCAGGCCAAGGTGCCCCCAAG GAGTTTGCTGCAAACACTGACCGCAACACAGTTGGTTACCATGAACTATCCCAGGCAGTCAGAGCAAAATACATCCGCATTCAACCGACAGCTTGGCATAATCATATATCCATGAGAATAGAAGTTTTTGGTTGCAAAG AATGTCACGATGCTCTTGGCATAGAAAGTCATGTCATTCCCGATAGCAAATTCACAGCTTCTTCACAGTGGGACCCTAATCACGCTGCCCATCAGGCAAGACTACACTTTCCAGGAGCTCCTGGCAAAGCAGCATCATGGTCATCTCGCACTAATGATATCAATCAGTGGCTGCAGATTGATCTGGGCAGTCAGAACACTAAATTGACAGCAATAGCCAGCCAAGGAAGAGCTGATCTCGATCAGTGGGTCACCAAGTTCAAGTTGCAGTACAGTGACAATGGCGTCCACTTTTATTACTACAAAGAACCAGGCCAAAGTGCACCCAAG GAGTTTGCTGCAAACACTGACCGCAACACAGTTGTTTACCATGAACTATCGCAGGCAGTCAGAGCAAAATACATCCGCATTCGACCGACAGCTTGGCATAATCATATATCCATGAGAATAGAAGTTTTTGGTTGCAAAG AATGTCACGATGCTCTTGGCATAGAAAGTCATGTCATTCCCGATAACAAAATCACAGCTTCTTCACAGTGGGACCCTAATCACGCTGCCCATCAGGCAAGACTACACTTTCCAGGAGCTCCTGGCAAAGCAGCATCATGGTCATCTCGCACTAATGATATCAATCAGTGGCTGCAGATTGATCTGGGCAGTCAGAACACTAAATTGACAGCAATAGCCAGCCAAGGAAGAGCTGATCTCGATCAGTGGGTCACCAAGTTCAAGTTGCAGTACAGTGACAATGGCGTCCACTTTTATTACTACAAAGAACCAGGCCAAAGTGCACCCAAG GAGTTTGCTGCAAACACTGACCGCAACACAGTTGTTTACCATGAACTATCCCAGGCAGTCAGAGCAAAATACATCCGCATTCGACCGACAGCTTGGCATAATCATATATCCATGAGAATAGAAGTTTTTGGTTGCAAAG AATGTCACGATGCTCTTGGCATAGAAAGTCATGTCATTCCCGATAGCAAAATCACAGCTTCTTCACAGTGGGACCCTAATCACGCTGCCCATCAGGCAAGACTACACTTTCCAGGAGCTCCTGGCAAAGCAGCATCATGGTCATCTCGCACTAATGACATCAATCAGTGGCTGCAGATTGATCTGGGCAGTCAGAACACTAAATTGACAGCAATAGCCAGCCAAGGAAGAGCTGATCTCGATCAGTGGGTCACCAAGTTCAAGTTGCAGTACAGTGACAATGGCGTCCACTTTTATTACTACAAAGAACCAGGCCATGGTGCACCCAAG GAGTTTGCTGCAAACACTGACCGCAACACAGTTGTTTACCATGAACTATCCCAGGGAGTCAGAGCAAAATACATCCGCATTCGACCGACAGCTTGGCATAATCATACATCCATGAGAATAGAAGTTTTTGGTTGCAAAG AATGTCGTGATGCTCTTGGCATAGAAAGTCATGTCATTCCCGATAGCAAACTCACAGCTTCTTCACAGTGGGACCCTAATCACGCTGCCCATCAGGCAAGACTACACTTTCCAGGAGCTCCTGGCAAAGCAGCATCATGGTCATCTCGCACTAATGACATCAATCAGTGGCTGCAGATTGATCTGGGCAGTCAGAACACTAAATTGACAGCAATAGCCAGCCAAGGAAGAGCTGATCTCGATCAGTGGGTCACCAAGTTCAAGTTGCAGTACAGTGACAATGGCGTCCACTTTTATTACTACAAAGAACCAGGCCACGGTGCACCCAAG GAGTTTGCTGCAAACACAGACCGCAACACAGTTGCTTACCATCAACTACCCCAGGCAGTCAGAGCAAAATACATCCGCATTCGACCGACGGCTTGGCATAATCATATATCCATGAGAATAGAAGCTTTTGGTTGCAAAG AATGTGACAATGCTCTTGGCATAGAAAGTCATGTCATTCCCGATAGCAAACTCACAGCTTCTTCACAGTGGGACCCTAATCACGCTGCCCATCAGGCAAGACTACACTTTCCAGGAGCTCCTGGCAAAGCAGCATCATGGTCATCTCGCACTAATGATATCAATCAGTGGCTGCAGATTGATCTGGGCATTCAGAACACTAAATTGACAGCATTAGCCAGCCAAGGAAGAGCTGATCTCGATCAGTGGGTCACCAAGTTTAAGTTGCAGTACAGTAACAATGGCGTTCACTTTTATTACTACAAAGAACCAGGCCACGGTGCCCCCAAG GAGTTTGCTGCAAACACTGACCGCAACACAGTCGGTTACCATGAACTATCCCAGGCAGTCAGAGCAAAATACATCCGCATTCGACCGACAGCTTGGCATAATCATATATCCATGAGAATAGAAGTTTTTGGTTGCAAAG AATTGAGAAGAAGGTAA
- the LOC138038112 gene encoding uncharacterized protein isoform X3, translating to MDFRIFSHIVILLVILRNRVDAKGCDDALGMKSRAIPDSKITASSQWDPNHAAHQARLHFPGAPGKAASWSSRTNDIHQWLQIDLGSQNTKLTAIASQGRADLDQWVTKFKLQYSDNGVHFYYYKEPGQGAPKEFSANTDRNTVAYHQLPQAVTAKYIRIRPTAWHAHISMRLEIFGCKECKNALGMKNHALPDSKITASSQWDPNHAAHQARLHFPGAPGKAASWSSRTNDINQWLQIDLRSQNTKLTAIASQGRADLDQWVTKFKLQYSDNGVHFYYYKEPGQSAPKEFAANTDRNTVVYHELSQEVRAKYIRFRPTAWHNHISMRIEVFGCKECNDALGIESHVIPDSKLTASSQWDPNHAAHQARLHFPGAPGKAASWSSRTNDINQWLQIDLGSQNTKLTAIASQGRADLDQWVTKFKLQYSDNGVHFYYYKEPGHGAPKEFAANTDRNTVVYHELSQAVRAKYIRIRPTAWHNHISMRIEVFGCKECHDALGIESHVIPDSKLTASSQWDPNHAAHQARLHFPGAPGKAASWSSRTNDINQWLQIDLGIQNTKLTALASQGRADLDQWVTKFKLQYSNNGVHFYYYKEPGQGAPKEFAANTDRNTVVYHELSQAVRAKYIRIRPTAWHNHISMRIEVFGCKECHDALGIESHVIPDNKITASSQWDPNHAAHQARLHFPGAPGKAASWSSRTNAINQWLQIDLGSQNTKLTAIASQGRADLDQWVTKFKLQYSDNGVHFYYYKEPGQSAPKEFAANTDRNTVVYHELSQAVRAKYIRIQPTAWHNHISMRVEVFGCKECNDALGIESHVIPDSKLTASSQWDPNHAAHQARLHFPGAPGKAASWSSRTNDINQWLQIDLGIQNTKLTALASQGRADLDQWVTKFKLQYSNNGVHFYYYIEPGQGAPKEFAANTDRNTVGYHELSQAVRAKYIRIQPTAWHNHISMRIEVFGCKECHDALGIESHVIPDSKFTASSQWDPNHAAHQARLHFPGAPGKAASWSSRTNDINQWLQIDLGSQNTKLTAIASQGRADLDQWVTKFKLQYSDNGVHFYYYKEPGQSAPKEFAANTDRNTVVYHELSQAVRAKYIRIRPTAWHNHISMRIEVFGCKECHDALGIESHVIPDNKITASSQWDPNHAAHQARLHFPGAPGKAASWSSRTNDINQWLQIDLGSQNTKLTAIASQGRADLDQWVTKFKLQYSDNGVHFYYYKEPGQSAPKEFAANTDRNTVVYHELSQAVRAKYIRIRPTAWHNHISMRIEVFGCKECHDALGIESHVIPDSKITASSQWDPNHAAHQARLHFPGAPGKAASWSSRTNDINQWLQIDLGSQNTKLTAIASQGRADLDQWVTKFKLQYSDNGVHFYYYKEPGHGAPKEFAANTDRNTVVYHELSQGVRAKYIRIRPTAWHNHTSMRIEVFGCKECRDALGIESHVIPDSKLTASSQWDPNHAAHQARLHFPGAPGKAASWSSRTNDINQWLQIDLGSQNTKLTAIASQGRADLDQWVTKFKLQYSDNGVHFYYYKEPGHGAPKEFAANTDRNTVAYHQLPQAVRAKYIRIRPTAWHNHISMRIEAFGCKECDNALGIESHVIPDSKLTASSQWDPNHAAHQARLHFPGAPGKAASWSSRTNDINQWLQIDLGIQNTKLTALASQGRADLDQWVTKFKLQYSNNGVHFYYYKEPGHGAPKEFAANTDRNTVGYHELSQAVRAKYIRIRPTAWHNHISMRIEVFGCKAMIQCDKNPCKNGGICIKQEGKSSCNCIQGFKGKHCDQDTDECLKSPCHNGATCVNKPGSYECECISGYHGKHCGIDIDECQNSSCQNGATCVNKLGSFECRCVRGYQGKHCNIDVNECLNNPCLNGATCINKPGSYECKCASGYHGNNCHIDTDECQNSPCQNGATCVNKPGRYECKCIVGYNGKNCDTDIDECKESSPCQNGTCENKNGTYKCKCQKGFLGLNCEIEELGCFKDKAKDRTMGDHMLESLRKYIDWRDMSKTVRNCSEIAKRKKKYYFAIQYYGECWGASADTQYNKHGPSDNCWSGVGGPYTNFVYRNTDV from the exons ATGGACTTTCGAATTTTCAGCCACATTGTTATACTTCTGGTGATTTTAAG GAACAGGGTGGACGCTAAAG GGTGTGACGATGCCCTTGGCATGAAAAGTCGCGCAATTCCTGATAGCAAAATCACTGCTTCCTCACAGTGGGACCCAAATCATGCTGCCCATCAGGCAAGACTACACTTTCCAGGAGCTCCTGGCAAAGCAGCATCATGGTCATCTCGCACTAATGATATCCATCAGTGGCTGCAGATTGATCTGGGCAGTCAGAACACTAAATTGACAGCAATAGCCAGCCAAGGAAGAGCTGATCTCGATCAGTGGGTCACCAAGTTCAAGTTGCAGTACAGTGACAATGGCGTCCACTTTTATTACTACAAAGAGCCAGGCCAAGGTGCCCCCAAG GAATTTTCTGCGAACACAGACCGCAACACAGTTGCTTACCATCAACTACCCCAGGCAGTCACAGCAAAATACATCCGCATTCGACCGACAGCTTGGCACGCTCATATATCCATGAGACTAGAAATTTTTGGCTGCAAAG AATGCAAAAACGCACTTGGTATGAAAAATCATGCACTACCTGATAGCAAAATCACAGCTTCTTCACAGTGGGACCCTAATCACGCTGCCCATCAGGCAAGACTACACTTTCCAGGAGCTCCTGGCAAAGCAGCATCATGGTCATCTCGCACTAATGATATCAATCAGTGGCTGCAGATTGATCTGCGCAGTCAGAACACTAAATTGACAGCAATAGCCAGCCAAGGAAGAGCTGATCTCGATCAGTGGGTCACCAAGTTCAAGTTGCAGTACAGTGACAATGGCGTCCACTTTTATTACTACAAAGAACCAGGCCAAAGTGCACCCAAG GAGTTTGCTGCAAACACTGACCGCAACACAGTTGTTTACCATGAACTATCCCAGGAAGTCAGAGCAAAATACATCCGCTTTCGACCGACAGCTTGGCATAATCATATATCCATGAGAATAGAAGTTTTTGGTTGCAAAG AATGTAACGATGCTCTTGGCATAGAAAGTCATGTCATTCCCGATAGCAAACTCACAGCTTCTTCACAGTGGGACCCTAATCACGCTGCCCATCAGGCAAGACTACACTTTCCAGGAGCTCCTGGCAAAGCAGCATCATGGTCATCTCGCACTAATGATATCAATCAGTGGCTGCAGATTGATCTGGGCAGTCAGAACACTAAATTGACAGCAATAGCCAGCCAAGGAAGAGCTGATCTCGATCAGTGGGTCACCAAGTTCAAGTTGCAGTACAGTGACAATGGCGTCCACTTTTATTACTACAAAGAACCAGGCCATGGTGCACCCAAG GAGTTTGCTGCAAACACTGACCGCAACACAGTTGTTTACCATGAACTATCGCAGGCAGTCAGAGCAAAATACATCCGCATTCGACCGACAGCTTGGCATAATCATATATCCATGAGAATAGAAGTTTTTGGTTGCAAAG AATGTCACGATGCTCTTGGCATAGAAAGTCATGTCATTCCCGATAGCAAACTCACAGCTTCTTCACAGTGGGACCCTAATCACGCTGCCCATCAGGCAAGACTACACTTTCCAGGAGCTCCTGGCAAAGCAGCATCATGGTCATCTCGCACTAATGATATCAATCAGTGGCTGCAGATTGATCTGGGCATTCAGAACACTAAATTGACAGCATTAGCCAGCCAAGGAAGAGCTGACCTCGATCAGTGGGTCACCAAGTTCAAGTTGCAGTACAGTAACAATGGCGTCCACTTTTATTACTACAAAGAACCAGGCCAAGGTGCCCCCAAG GAGTTTGCTGCAAACACTGACCGCAACACAGTTGTTTACCATGAACTATCCCAGGCAGTCAGAGCAAAATACATCCGCATTCGACCAACAGCTTGGCATAATCATATATCCATGAGAATAGAAGTTTTTGGTTGCAAAG AATGTCACGATGCTCTTGGCATAGAAAGTCATGTCATTCCCGATAACAAAATCACAGCTTCTTCACAGTGGGACCCTAATCACGCTGCCCATCAGGCAAGACTACACTTTCCAGGAGCTCCTGGCAAAGCAGCATCATGGTCATCTCGCACTAATGCTATCAATCAGTGGCTGCAGATTGATCTGGGCAGTCAGAACACTAAATTGACAGCAATAGCCAGCCAAGGAAGAGCTGATCTCGATCAGTGGGTCACCAAGTTCAAGTTGCAGTACAGTGACAATGGCGTCCACTTTTATTACTACAAAGAACCAGGCCAAAGTGCACCCAAG GAGTTTGCTGCAAACACTGACCGCAACACAGTTGTTTACCATGAACTATCCCAGGCAGTCAGAGCAAAATACATCCGCATTCAACCGACAGCTTGGCATAATCATATATCCATGAGAGTAGAAGTTTTTGGTTGCAAAG AATGTAACGATGCTCTTGGCATAGAAAGTCATGTCATTCCCGATAGCAAACTCACAGCTTCTTCACAGTGGGACCCTAATCACGCTGCCCATCAGGCAAGACTACACTTTCCAGGAGCTCCTGGCAAAGCAGCATCATGGTCATCTCGCACTAATGATATCAATCAGTGGCTGCAGATTGATCTGGGCATTCAGAACACTAAATTGACAGCATTAGCCAGCCAAGGAAGAGCTGACCTCGATCAGTGGGTCACCAAGTTCAAGTTGCAGTACAGTAACAATGGCGTCCACTTTTATTACTACATAGAACCAGGCCAAGGTGCCCCCAAG GAGTTTGCTGCAAACACTGACCGCAACACAGTTGGTTACCATGAACTATCCCAGGCAGTCAGAGCAAAATACATCCGCATTCAACCGACAGCTTGGCATAATCATATATCCATGAGAATAGAAGTTTTTGGTTGCAAAG AATGTCACGATGCTCTTGGCATAGAAAGTCATGTCATTCCCGATAGCAAATTCACAGCTTCTTCACAGTGGGACCCTAATCACGCTGCCCATCAGGCAAGACTACACTTTCCAGGAGCTCCTGGCAAAGCAGCATCATGGTCATCTCGCACTAATGATATCAATCAGTGGCTGCAGATTGATCTGGGCAGTCAGAACACTAAATTGACAGCAATAGCCAGCCAAGGAAGAGCTGATCTCGATCAGTGGGTCACCAAGTTCAAGTTGCAGTACAGTGACAATGGCGTCCACTTTTATTACTACAAAGAACCAGGCCAAAGTGCACCCAAG GAGTTTGCTGCAAACACTGACCGCAACACAGTTGTTTACCATGAACTATCGCAGGCAGTCAGAGCAAAATACATCCGCATTCGACCGACAGCTTGGCATAATCATATATCCATGAGAATAGAAGTTTTTGGTTGCAAAG AATGTCACGATGCTCTTGGCATAGAAAGTCATGTCATTCCCGATAACAAAATCACAGCTTCTTCACAGTGGGACCCTAATCACGCTGCCCATCAGGCAAGACTACACTTTCCAGGAGCTCCTGGCAAAGCAGCATCATGGTCATCTCGCACTAATGATATCAATCAGTGGCTGCAGATTGATCTGGGCAGTCAGAACACTAAATTGACAGCAATAGCCAGCCAAGGAAGAGCTGATCTCGATCAGTGGGTCACCAAGTTCAAGTTGCAGTACAGTGACAATGGCGTCCACTTTTATTACTACAAAGAACCAGGCCAAAGTGCACCCAAG GAGTTTGCTGCAAACACTGACCGCAACACAGTTGTTTACCATGAACTATCCCAGGCAGTCAGAGCAAAATACATCCGCATTCGACCGACAGCTTGGCATAATCATATATCCATGAGAATAGAAGTTTTTGGTTGCAAAG AATGTCACGATGCTCTTGGCATAGAAAGTCATGTCATTCCCGATAGCAAAATCACAGCTTCTTCACAGTGGGACCCTAATCACGCTGCCCATCAGGCAAGACTACACTTTCCAGGAGCTCCTGGCAAAGCAGCATCATGGTCATCTCGCACTAATGACATCAATCAGTGGCTGCAGATTGATCTGGGCAGTCAGAACACTAAATTGACAGCAATAGCCAGCCAAGGAAGAGCTGATCTCGATCAGTGGGTCACCAAGTTCAAGTTGCAGTACAGTGACAATGGCGTCCACTTTTATTACTACAAAGAACCAGGCCATGGTGCACCCAAG GAGTTTGCTGCAAACACTGACCGCAACACAGTTGTTTACCATGAACTATCCCAGGGAGTCAGAGCAAAATACATCCGCATTCGACCGACAGCTTGGCATAATCATACATCCATGAGAATAGAAGTTTTTGGTTGCAAAG AATGTCGTGATGCTCTTGGCATAGAAAGTCATGTCATTCCCGATAGCAAACTCACAGCTTCTTCACAGTGGGACCCTAATCACGCTGCCCATCAGGCAAGACTACACTTTCCAGGAGCTCCTGGCAAAGCAGCATCATGGTCATCTCGCACTAATGACATCAATCAGTGGCTGCAGATTGATCTGGGCAGTCAGAACACTAAATTGACAGCAATAGCCAGCCAAGGAAGAGCTGATCTCGATCAGTGGGTCACCAAGTTCAAGTTGCAGTACAGTGACAATGGCGTCCACTTTTATTACTACAAAGAACCAGGCCACGGTGCACCCAAG GAGTTTGCTGCAAACACAGACCGCAACACAGTTGCTTACCATCAACTACCCCAGGCAGTCAGAGCAAAATACATCCGCATTCGACCGACGGCTTGGCATAATCATATATCCATGAGAATAGAAGCTTTTGGTTGCAAAG AATGTGACAATGCTCTTGGCATAGAAAGTCATGTCATTCCCGATAGCAAACTCACAGCTTCTTCACAGTGGGACCCTAATCACGCTGCCCATCAGGCAAGACTACACTTTCCAGGAGCTCCTGGCAAAGCAGCATCATGGTCATCTCGCACTAATGATATCAATCAGTGGCTGCAGATTGATCTGGGCATTCAGAACACTAAATTGACAGCATTAGCCAGCCAAGGAAGAGCTGATCTCGATCAGTGGGTCACCAAGTTTAAGTTGCAGTACAGTAACAATGGCGTTCACTTTTATTACTACAAAGAACCAGGCCACGGTGCCCCCAAG GAGTTTGCTGCAAACACTGACCGCAACACAGTCGGTTACCATGAACTATCCCAGGCAGTCAGAGCAAAATACATCCGCATTCGACCGACAGCTTGGCATAATCATATATCCATGAGAATAGAAGTTTTTGGTTGCAAAG CGATGATCCAGTGTGATAAGAATCCATGCAAAAATGGTGGAATCTGCATAAAGCAAGAGGGAAAAAGCAGCTGCAACTGCATTCAAGGATTTAAAGGAAAACACTGTGATCAAG ATACTGATGAATGTTTGAAAAGCCCTTGCCACAACGGGGCAACGTGTGTCAATAAGCCAGGAAGCTATGAATGCGAGTGTATCAGCGGATACCATGGAAAACACTGTGGAATTG ACATTGATGAATGCCAGAACAGTTCTTGTCAAAATGGGGCAACTTGTGTCAACAAACTAGGAAGCTTTGAGTGCAGGTGTGTCAGAGGATATCAGGGAAAGCACTGCAACATAG ACGTGAATGAATGTCTTAACAATCCTTGCTTAAATGGCGCTACTTGTATCAACAAACCAGGAAGCTACGAATGTAAATGTGCGAGTGGATATCACGGAAACAATTGCCATATTG ATACTGATGAATGTCAAAACAGCCCTTGTCAGAATGGAGCAACATGTGTCAACAAGCCAGGCAGGTACGAATGCAAATGCATCGTCGGATATAACGGGAAAAACTGTGATACAG